The following coding sequences lie in one Crassostrea angulata isolate pt1a10 chromosome 10, ASM2561291v2, whole genome shotgun sequence genomic window:
- the LOC128165554 gene encoding E3 ubiquitin-protein ligase RNF181-like: protein MASYFDEHDCEPLADGEQPNHMLHMARLLLDSGLAAEWNIEYEEAFGGERKVPPASKKFVEELPRIIISPTEAALEKKCPVCLGLLDEEDEAIVLPKCSHKFHSSCILPWLQRVNNCPMCRTEFPTDDPDYENYKKHKARAKQREFEIDTLHDAMFG from the exons ATGGCATCATATTTTGACGAACATGATTGTGAACCTTTAGCAGACGGCGAACAACCAAATCACATGTTACATATGGCAAG GTTGCTCTTAGACAGTGGATTAGCTGCAGAATGGAATATTGAATACGAAGA GGCATTTGGTGGAGAAAGGAAAGTTCCCCCTGCATCAAAAAAGTTTGTTGAAGAATTACCTAGGATCATTATTTCCCCCACAGAGGCTG CTTTGGAAAAGAAATGTCCAGTATGTTTAGGATTGCTTGATGAAGAAGATGAGGCAATTGTACTTCCTAAATGTTCCCACAAATTTCATTCCAGTTGCATTTTGCCTTGGCTCCAAAGG GTGAACAACTGTCCCATGTGTAGAACTGAATTTCCTACAGATGACCCTGATtatgaaaactataagaaacACAAG GCAAGAGCAAAACAACGAGAGTTTGAGATAGACACTTTGCATGATGCCATGTTTGGAtaa
- the LOC128165553 gene encoding biogenesis of lysosome-related organelles complex 1 subunit 2-like isoform X2, translated as MAEEKTKEENLQKEVEVAEEVKEPPPPDVVQLCRETFQKSAEYLHGELEGTIEDYKLLETLNKITITKYTDMKEFTENISRGLQELNEKYSNLHPFLEQINQIDENVTALEQAAYKLDNYSKRLESKFKALEKR; from the exons ATGGCCGAAGAGAAAACGAAAGAAGAAAACCTCCAGAAAG AAGTAGAGGTGGCTGAGGAAGTGAAGGAGCCTCCACCCCCTGACGTGGTGCAGCTATGTCGTGAAACATTCCAAAAGTCAGCAGAGTACCTGCACGGTGAACTTGAAg GGACAATTGAAGACTACAAACTCTTGGAGACTCTTAATAAAATCACGATCACAAAATATACCGATATGAAAGAATTTACTGAAAATATTAGTAGAGGACTGCAGGAGCTCAATGAAAAAT ACAGCAATCTTCATCCATTCCTAGAGCAAATAAACCAGATTGATGAAAATGTGACTGCATTGGAGCAAGCCGCATACAAGTTGGACAACTATTCCAAAAGACTAG agagtAAATTTAAAGCATTGGAAAAAAGATGA
- the LOC128165553 gene encoding biogenesis of lysosome-related organelles complex 1 subunit 2-like isoform X1: MAEEKTKEENLQKDREEQRHQRINSIIKTSNILYSGKQDSHMIEVEVAEEVKEPPPPDVVQLCRETFQKSAEYLHGELEGTIEDYKLLETLNKITITKYTDMKEFTENISRGLQELNEKYSNLHPFLEQINQIDENVTALEQAAYKLDNYSKRLESKFKALEKR, translated from the exons ATGGCCGAAGAGAAAACGAAAGAAGAAAACCTCCAGAAAG ACAGAGAAGAACAAAGACACCAGAGGATAAACAGCATTATAAAAACATCAAACATCTTGTACAGCGGCAAACAAGACTCTCATATGATAG AAGTAGAGGTGGCTGAGGAAGTGAAGGAGCCTCCACCCCCTGACGTGGTGCAGCTATGTCGTGAAACATTCCAAAAGTCAGCAGAGTACCTGCACGGTGAACTTGAAg GGACAATTGAAGACTACAAACTCTTGGAGACTCTTAATAAAATCACGATCACAAAATATACCGATATGAAAGAATTTACTGAAAATATTAGTAGAGGACTGCAGGAGCTCAATGAAAAAT ACAGCAATCTTCATCCATTCCTAGAGCAAATAAACCAGATTGATGAAAATGTGACTGCATTGGAGCAAGCCGCATACAAGTTGGACAACTATTCCAAAAGACTAG agagtAAATTTAAAGCATTGGAAAAAAGATGA